A window of Gudongella oleilytica genomic DNA:
TGATGGCCGGGTGTGTACCCTCGGCATAATATTTCGGCAAATGGCCTTTGTTATGGACCAGCTTCTTCGATAAATGGTCTACCACATACTTTTTCTGAAGCAGGGCATTGCCGGTGTATTTCTCATTCTTGATGATTTCTATCACACGTTCGCTTCGCCACTCGCCGCTAAAGGCTCTGGAAATATCCATCCTCTTTAGCTTTTCAGCAAGCTTTGTACCGCCCATGCCGCCAATATAGTCTTCGAAAACCATACGAACAATGGCAGCCTGTTCAGGTTCGATTTCCACCTTGCCCTTAACGATCTGATAACCGAACATGAACCTGAGGTTTGCTAGGTCACCATTCTCAAACCGCTTGCGAATGCGCCATTTGCAGTTTTCACTTGCTGAGCGGCTTTCTTCCTGTGCATAGCTTGCAAGGATCGTCAGCATCAGCTCACCGTCCCCGCTCATGGAGTGAAGGTTTTGTTCCTCAAAGAACACATCTACATCCATGCTTTTAAGCTCTCGTACCGTTTCAAGCAAGTCAACGGTATTGCGAGCAAAGCGTGAAACGGACTTGGTAAGCACCAGGTCTATTTTTCCATCTCGGCAATCAGCAAGCAGCCGCTTGAACTCGGGTCTATTATCCTTTGTTCCGGTCACAGCCTCATCGGCATATACGCCAATATAAAGCCAGCCTGGGTGTCGCTGAATATAATCGCTGTAATGGCTCACTTGTGCTGCCAGGGAATGGAGCATTTCATCCTTCCCAGAGGATACCCTTGCATACGCGGCGACCTTCGTAAGCGTTGGCATCGTCGCGATTGTTTTTTCCTTCTTTATGATAATCCTTTTCAATAATTCTGCCTCCTTTCGCAATTACATATATCACTCTAAAAGCCCCTGATAGCAAGCACTTTAGCGGTATATGCTGCCTTTTGGAAGGCCATATTTATCAGCTAGGAGTGTCTCGAGTTTCGTGAATTCTTCCTCACTGAGGATGCCTGCAGCAAGCCATTTTCGGAAAACAGACACGGCTACACGGTAATGAATGAGCGCCTGATGCTTGTTCATCCCTGCACCGCCTTTGACTTGCCATAGCAGGCTCGAGAGCAGAATTTGCGCTCCCGTTTGCCGTAGCCTTCAAATACTCGGCCGCAGGTCTGACAGGTGAATAGCCGGATGCTTTTATGGTTTACCGATTCGGGGTGCGCATTCCACCAGGCCAGCCGGCACTGATCCGAGCAGTATTGCTTTTGCTTTTTTCCGATTGTCTGCTTAAGCGGTGCACTACACTGCCGGCAGAAGGTTTCGCTTACGGGCTCTGAGGTTGGTAGCGCGACACCGCCAAGGTTATTTCTTCGACAATAGGATTTGACAGTATTATCCGATATGCCAAGCAGCTCAGCGATTCTGCTATAGCTTTGGCCTTCCTCGCGCAGCTGTTGAATTGCTTCCTTTTGCTGATGGTTCATTTGCATACCTCCTTCTGAAGGCAGCACGGCCTTCAAAGTAAGCCAGGAGGCAGGGAAAAATCGGACGGTTTGGTGTGCAAAAAAAAAGAAAAGGCCCATAGAACGAAGATAATCTCCGCTCTATGGGCCTAGTGCAAAATTAAAATCAGTTATATTTAATGTAGCCGTCAAAGCCTGCTGCCTTGAGTTTTTTGAGAGTCGCTTCCGCGTTACTCTTTACGGAAAATGCTCCGACCTGAACGCGGTAGTACTTCTTTTCAGATCCAGAGGATTCTACTGTTGTCGCGGATGCCAAGAGTAGCTTCCCAACCTCTTCACGAAAGCTATCCATGCTCTTGCCGTGCTTCGGAAACCAGTGCATCACATCGCTATGGTTGCTGGCAATGCCGAGTTTGGCTCCCTCGCTGTGGCAGATGATGTTCTTTTCGGTGAGTCCATACTGCTTGCAGAGATATGCACAAAGCTCAACGGATTCCTTGTAAACAGCAGAAAAATACGAGGCATCGGTCAAGCTGTCCTCGCAGATTTCAAAGCCGATATGTGTATCATTGGCAGAGCCGCCGGCATGCCAACCACGATGATTCCAAGGAAGAGTCTGGTAAGTAGCAATGCTGCCATCAGCCAGTTTGCCGATAAATCCATGAACACAGACTTGCCGGCCACCAGGTTTATCTTGGTTCCAGTGGTTGTTGTACTCGTTCTTGCCGAGCAGGCCATCGTCTGGTCCGACATAGCGTTTTAGATTCGGGTTGTTGGCCCCGGTGGAATGCACCATAATTCCTTTTGGCGTTATGATTTTGCCAGCTTTATAGCAAGCATTGTTAGTGAGAATAAGCTTATGCAGATTCATTTAATCACCATCCTTGCTCAGCTGGCCAAGGACGTCTTTTAATTTGCCTGGTATTGGCAAGCCGATTTTTGCTGCGTTCTCAATAATACTGATGCCTTCATTGGATAAATAGAAGAAGATAACTGCGGTCCTAATCGCGCTACCTGTTTGGATCAGTTGCGAATCGATAATGTGACCGACGGCAACCAATGAAAAAATAAGTACTTTCTTGAAAATCCCCCGAAAACCCACTTCGCTCGAAAGCTTTCTTTCAAGGACAGCTACCATAATGCCTGTCAGATAGTCGATGACCACAAAGGCGATCAGTGCGTAAAGGAATCCGTCAAGGCCACCCAAGAAATATCCGACGTAGCCGCCAACTGCGGCAATGACAATTTGAATCGTGTTAAAAATCTCTTTCATATATTTCCTCGCTTTCAATTCAATAAAAAAATCACCCTATATAATCAAGAGCGATTAAGCAACAAACAAATATGAAGCCAAGCTATTCTACCTGCTTTGCATTCATGAGTTCTGAAACAAGCTTTTCCAAATCAGACACTCTTCGTTCTATTGATTTGTTTTGAACAGTTTCTTGTACTGTCTTTGGTGTGAATGAGCCGTTTTTATAATCGTATCGATTCAGGTTTTCGAAGACCTCTTCCGGCACTTCAACAATTTCACCGTCAGGCTTAAATCCACTTACGTACTGCTCAATCTGGCCATTCTTGACTTTTGCGTAGATCATTTCTGACGCCTCCTTTAAACGCTAACAAAATATTCAACCAAGCCGGCACCACCGTTTCCGCCTGCCACACCGCTAACCCCCGGAGCACCACCATTTCCTCCAGCAGCATTAGTTGTTGCACTGCTGCCGGGTGCCATAATCGATATCAGTCCGCCACCACCGCCACCTCCAGGATTGGCATATGACTGCGAGACAATTGCTCCAGCATTGCCACCTTTGGCTTCAATAGTTATGGCGGGGATTGTTTCCATAGACAATACAACCACAGCGCCACCGCCACCTCCGCCGCCAGGGCTTCCATTATTACCGGATACTGATGTCCGGTAGGCAGCACCGCCTTGTCCAATAATACCGCTTCCACCTGCTCCGGCGCTGTTTGAATAATAGGTTGAAGAGTCATCCTTGCCTCCTGAGGCTCCTCCAGCACCTCCCGAATCATTTAGAAGAATCAAATTCATCGCTAATGCAGCCTTTTTCATACGGGTGGCGTCTGGGGCTGAAGGTGCAAGATAACTCGTACCAGCCCCTATAGACAGGCCCTTGAAAGATCCGGCTGTGCCGTCAGTTGATGTCGTTGTGCTGGCACTTCCAGAGGTTGTGTCACCGCCGTCAGCACCACTTGCTTTGATGCTTCCGGAGCCGAGTATTTTCCTGGCCAATATAATCAATATCCCGCCACCGTTTCCACCTGATCCCGCAGGGGCAGTAATAGCACCTCCAGCGCTGCCTTTACCTGAAGCAGAAATTGTTCCATTGATCGTCAACGTTTCTTTTACAAAGATGTACGTCACACCGGAACGTCCACTTAATGTGATTCCGGCATTGATAGTAAGGTTGTTGTAAACATTAATATGCTCACTTAAGGATGTATCACTGCTAATCGTCTCATCATCAGAAGCATAGTTGAACATGCCGTTGAACAATCCAAGCTGTATCAAGTTTCGGCCTTGTTTATAATGCTCACCAGAGTTAATGATTGTCATCAAGCTGCTATTTCCTTCAATGTCCGCAAGTTCTGAAGCGGAAAGCTGATCCTTGAAATTCGAATACATCCAAGCGTCAAGAGGCGGTGTTCCACCCACCGGATACCACGCTGGTTTCGCTCTGTATCTGAAATATCCGCAGACCTCTTCGTTT
This region includes:
- a CDS encoding phage holin family protein; protein product: MKEIFNTIQIVIAAVGGYVGYFLGGLDGFLYALIAFVVIDYLTGIMVAVLERKLSSEVGFRGIFKKVLIFSLVAVGHIIDSQLIQTGSAIRTAVIFFYLSNEGISIIENAAKIGLPIPGKLKDVLGQLSKDGD
- a CDS encoding N-acetylmuramoyl-L-alanine amidase, with translation MNLHKLILTNNACYKAGKIITPKGIMVHSTGANNPNLKRYVGPDDGLLGKNEYNNHWNQDKPGGRQVCVHGFIGKLADGSIATYQTLPWNHRGWHAGGSANDTHIGFEICEDSLTDASYFSAVYKESVELCAYLCKQYGLTEKNIICHSEGAKLGIASNHSDVMHWFPKHGKSMDSFREEVGKLLLASATTVESSGSEKKYYRVQVGAFSVKSNAEATLKKLKAAGFDGYIKYN
- a CDS encoding sigma factor-like helix-turn-helix DNA-binding protein, whose protein sequence is MNHQQKEAIQQLREEGQSYSRIAELLGISDNTVKSYCRRNNLGGVALPTSEPVSETFCRQCSAPLKQTIGKKQKQYCSDQCRLAWWNAHPESVNHKSIRLFTCQTCGRVFEGYGKRERKFCSRACYGKSKAVQG
- a CDS encoding SHOCT domain-containing protein, which translates into the protein MNKHQALIHYRVAVSVFRKWLAAGILSEEEFTKLETLLADKYGLPKGSIYR
- a CDS encoding recombinase family protein, encoding MKRIIIKKEKTIATMPTLTKVAAYARVSSGKDEMLHSLAAQVSHYSDYIQRHPGWLYIGVYADEAVTGTKDNRPEFKRLLADCRDGKIDLVLTKSVSRFARNTVDLLETVRELKSMDVDVFFEEQNLHSMSGDGELMLTILASYAQEESRSASENCKWRIRKRFENGDLANLRFMFGYQIVKGKVEIEPEQAAIVRMVFEDYIGGMGGTKLAEKLKRMDISRAFSGEWRSERVIEIIKNEKYTGNALLQKKYVVDHLSKKLVHNKGHLPKYYAEGTHPAIIDQETFDKAQAILNSRRLKSKTKSSTCSRYPFSSILQCELCGKKYKRKDRKGKVAWYCSTYLQEGKAACPSKQVPESVLYSLSTEVLGLEELSADTLRKEIAEILVPEPGKLIFVFHDRHTVEKRWQHKSRSESWTEEMREVARERTKRRC